In Takifugu flavidus isolate HTHZ2018 chromosome 13, ASM371156v2, whole genome shotgun sequence, the following are encoded in one genomic region:
- the nr2f2 gene encoding COUP transcription factor 2 isoform X2 codes for MAMVAWRGSQDDVADTQGTLSSQTQGGLSLPTPQPGQLSLTASQVAPPTPHTPVQGPPNNTQSTPTNQTSQQSEKQPQHIECVVCGDKSSGKHYGQFTCEGCKSFFKRSVRRNLTYTCRANRNCPIDQHHRNQCQYCRLKKCLKVGMRREAVQRGRVPPTQPHHGQFALTNGDPLHCHSYLSGYISLLLRAEPYPTSRYGSQCMQPNAVMGIENICELAARMLFSAVEWARNIPFFPDLQITDQVSLLRLTWSELFVLNAAQCSMPLHVAPLLAAAGLHASPMSADRVVAFMDHIRIFQEQVEKLKALHVDSAEYSCLKAIVLFTTDACGLSDVAHVESLQEKSQCALEEYVRSQYPNQPTRFGKLLLRLPSLRTVSSSVIEQLFFVRLVGKTPIETLIRDMLLSGSSFNWPYMSIQ; via the exons ATGGCAATGGTAGCGTGGAGAGGCTCCCAGGACGATGTGGCTGACACCCAAGGCACCCTTTCCTCGCAAACTCAAGGAGGACTATCCCTTCCCACCCCTCAGCCAGGCCAGTTGAGTCTGACAGCCTCTCAGGTCGCCCCTCCGACCCCTCACACTCCGGTCCAAGGACCCCCGAACAACACGCAGTCCACGCCGACCAACCAGACGTCGCAGCAGTCGGAGAAGCAGCCGCAGCACATCGAGTGCGTGGTGTGCGGGGATAAATCCAGCGGCAAACACTACGGCCAGTTTACTTGCGAGGGGTGCAAAAGCTTCTTCAAACGGAGCGTACGACGGAACCTGACTTACACATGCCGTGCCAACAGGAATTGTCCAATCGACCAGCACCACCGCAATCAGTGTCAGTACTGCCGCCTCAAAAAATGCCTTAAAGTCGGCATGAGACGGGAAG CAGTACAAAGGGGACGGGTGCCACCCACACAGCCACACCACGGTCAGTTCGCCTTGACAAATGGAGACCCGCTGCACTGCCATTCCTACTTATCCGGATATATCTCTCTTCTGCTGAGAGCGGAGCCCTACCCGACGTCCCGCTATGGCAGCCAGTGCATGCAGCCCAACGCCGTCATGGGCATCGAGAACATTTGTGAACTAGCCGCCAGGATGCTCTTCAGCGCCGTGGAGTGGGCCAGGAATATTCCCTTCTTTCCAGACCTACAGATCACCGACCAGGTGTCTCTGCTGAGGTTGACGTGGAGTGAGTTATTTGTGCTCAACGCCGCGCAGTGCTCCATGCCCCTGCATGTGGCTCCCCTCCTGGCGGCGGCCGGCCTGCACGCCTCCCCCATGTCCGCGGACAGAGTGGTGGCCTTTATGGACCACATTAGGATCTTCCAGGAACAAGTGGAAAAGCTCAAAGCTTTGCACGTTGACTCTGCCGAATATAGCTGCTTAAAGGCGATTGTGCTCTTCACTACAG aTGCTTGTGGCCTCTCAGATGTGGCCCATGTGGAAAGTTTGCAGGAGAAGTCCCAGTGCGCCTTGGAGGAATATGTCCGGAGCCAGTATCCCAACCAGCCGACACGGTTTGGGAAGTTGTTACTCCGCTTGCCTTCGCTTCGCACAGTCTCTTCCTCGGTCATAGAACAGTTATTTTTCGTCCGATTGGTAGGTAAAACCCCCATTGAAACTCTCATCAGGGATATGTTGCTGTCGGGGAGCAGTTTTAACTGGCCTTACATGTCAATTCAGTAA
- the nr2f2 gene encoding COUP transcription factor 2 isoform X3, translating into MAMVAWRGSQDDVADTQGTLSSQTQGGLSLPTPQPGQLSLTASQVAPPTPHTPVQGPPNNTQSTPTNQTSQQSEKQPQHIECVVCGDKSSGKHYGQFTCEGCKSFFKRSVRRNLTYTCRANRNCPIDQHHRNQCQYCRLKKCLKVGMRREVQRGRVPPTQPHHGQFALTNGDPLHCHSYLSGYISLLLRAEPYPTSRYGSQCMQPNAVMGIENICELAARMLFSAVEWARNIPFFPDLQITDQVSLLRLTWSELFVLNAAQCSMPLHVAPLLAAAGLHASPMSADRVVAFMDHIRIFQEQVEKLKALHVDSAEYSCLKAIVLFTTDACGLSDVAHVESLQEKSQCALEEYVRSQYPNQPTRFGKLLLRLPSLRTVSSSVIEQLFFVRLVGKTPIETLIRDMLLSGSSFNWPYMSIQ; encoded by the exons ATGGCAATGGTAGCGTGGAGAGGCTCCCAGGACGATGTGGCTGACACCCAAGGCACCCTTTCCTCGCAAACTCAAGGAGGACTATCCCTTCCCACCCCTCAGCCAGGCCAGTTGAGTCTGACAGCCTCTCAGGTCGCCCCTCCGACCCCTCACACTCCGGTCCAAGGACCCCCGAACAACACGCAGTCCACGCCGACCAACCAGACGTCGCAGCAGTCGGAGAAGCAGCCGCAGCACATCGAGTGCGTGGTGTGCGGGGATAAATCCAGCGGCAAACACTACGGCCAGTTTACTTGCGAGGGGTGCAAAAGCTTCTTCAAACGGAGCGTACGACGGAACCTGACTTACACATGCCGTGCCAACAGGAATTGTCCAATCGACCAGCACCACCGCAATCAGTGTCAGTACTGCCGCCTCAAAAAATGCCTTAAAGTCGGCATGAGACGGGAAG TACAAAGGGGACGGGTGCCACCCACACAGCCACACCACGGTCAGTTCGCCTTGACAAATGGAGACCCGCTGCACTGCCATTCCTACTTATCCGGATATATCTCTCTTCTGCTGAGAGCGGAGCCCTACCCGACGTCCCGCTATGGCAGCCAGTGCATGCAGCCCAACGCCGTCATGGGCATCGAGAACATTTGTGAACTAGCCGCCAGGATGCTCTTCAGCGCCGTGGAGTGGGCCAGGAATATTCCCTTCTTTCCAGACCTACAGATCACCGACCAGGTGTCTCTGCTGAGGTTGACGTGGAGTGAGTTATTTGTGCTCAACGCCGCGCAGTGCTCCATGCCCCTGCATGTGGCTCCCCTCCTGGCGGCGGCCGGCCTGCACGCCTCCCCCATGTCCGCGGACAGAGTGGTGGCCTTTATGGACCACATTAGGATCTTCCAGGAACAAGTGGAAAAGCTCAAAGCTTTGCACGTTGACTCTGCCGAATATAGCTGCTTAAAGGCGATTGTGCTCTTCACTACAG aTGCTTGTGGCCTCTCAGATGTGGCCCATGTGGAAAGTTTGCAGGAGAAGTCCCAGTGCGCCTTGGAGGAATATGTCCGGAGCCAGTATCCCAACCAGCCGACACGGTTTGGGAAGTTGTTACTCCGCTTGCCTTCGCTTCGCACAGTCTCTTCCTCGGTCATAGAACAGTTATTTTTCGTCCGATTGGTAGGTAAAACCCCCATTGAAACTCTCATCAGGGATATGTTGCTGTCGGGGAGCAGTTTTAACTGGCCTTACATGTCAATTCAGTAA
- the nr2f2 gene encoding COUP transcription factor 2 isoform X1 encodes MAMVAWRGSQDDVADTQGTLSSQTQGGLSLPTPQPGQLSLTASQVAPPTPHTPVQGPPNNTQSTPTNQTSQQSEKQPQHIECVVCGDKSSGKHYGQFTCEGCKSFFKRSVRRNLTYTCRANRNCPIDQHHRNQCQYCRLKKCLKVGMRREVSLFTAAVQRGRVPPTQPHHGQFALTNGDPLHCHSYLSGYISLLLRAEPYPTSRYGSQCMQPNAVMGIENICELAARMLFSAVEWARNIPFFPDLQITDQVSLLRLTWSELFVLNAAQCSMPLHVAPLLAAAGLHASPMSADRVVAFMDHIRIFQEQVEKLKALHVDSAEYSCLKAIVLFTTDACGLSDVAHVESLQEKSQCALEEYVRSQYPNQPTRFGKLLLRLPSLRTVSSSVIEQLFFVRLVGKTPIETLIRDMLLSGSSFNWPYMSIQ; translated from the exons ATGGCAATGGTAGCGTGGAGAGGCTCCCAGGACGATGTGGCTGACACCCAAGGCACCCTTTCCTCGCAAACTCAAGGAGGACTATCCCTTCCCACCCCTCAGCCAGGCCAGTTGAGTCTGACAGCCTCTCAGGTCGCCCCTCCGACCCCTCACACTCCGGTCCAAGGACCCCCGAACAACACGCAGTCCACGCCGACCAACCAGACGTCGCAGCAGTCGGAGAAGCAGCCGCAGCACATCGAGTGCGTGGTGTGCGGGGATAAATCCAGCGGCAAACACTACGGCCAGTTTACTTGCGAGGGGTGCAAAAGCTTCTTCAAACGGAGCGTACGACGGAACCTGACTTACACATGCCGTGCCAACAGGAATTGTCCAATCGACCAGCACCACCGCAATCAGTGTCAGTACTGCCGCCTCAAAAAATGCCTTAAAGTCGGCATGAGACGGGAAG tttctctttttactgCAGCAGTACAAAGGGGACGGGTGCCACCCACACAGCCACACCACGGTCAGTTCGCCTTGACAAATGGAGACCCGCTGCACTGCCATTCCTACTTATCCGGATATATCTCTCTTCTGCTGAGAGCGGAGCCCTACCCGACGTCCCGCTATGGCAGCCAGTGCATGCAGCCCAACGCCGTCATGGGCATCGAGAACATTTGTGAACTAGCCGCCAGGATGCTCTTCAGCGCCGTGGAGTGGGCCAGGAATATTCCCTTCTTTCCAGACCTACAGATCACCGACCAGGTGTCTCTGCTGAGGTTGACGTGGAGTGAGTTATTTGTGCTCAACGCCGCGCAGTGCTCCATGCCCCTGCATGTGGCTCCCCTCCTGGCGGCGGCCGGCCTGCACGCCTCCCCCATGTCCGCGGACAGAGTGGTGGCCTTTATGGACCACATTAGGATCTTCCAGGAACAAGTGGAAAAGCTCAAAGCTTTGCACGTTGACTCTGCCGAATATAGCTGCTTAAAGGCGATTGTGCTCTTCACTACAG aTGCTTGTGGCCTCTCAGATGTGGCCCATGTGGAAAGTTTGCAGGAGAAGTCCCAGTGCGCCTTGGAGGAATATGTCCGGAGCCAGTATCCCAACCAGCCGACACGGTTTGGGAAGTTGTTACTCCGCTTGCCTTCGCTTCGCACAGTCTCTTCCTCGGTCATAGAACAGTTATTTTTCGTCCGATTGGTAGGTAAAACCCCCATTGAAACTCTCATCAGGGATATGTTGCTGTCGGGGAGCAGTTTTAACTGGCCTTACATGTCAATTCAGTAA